A genomic region of Dreissena polymorpha isolate Duluth1 chromosome 4, UMN_Dpol_1.0, whole genome shotgun sequence contains the following coding sequences:
- the LOC127877002 gene encoding uncharacterized protein LOC127877002 isoform X2: protein MVNLLYTQTKDGFIIAIDTDRIQSAMASGEGDSMAPDEMYLMLQADMLSIKQQEQVLHSEIEDIASKFHELLESCGIDSDTGSGIMAPPSTPSFMKTNAHSSLTQVTRLETLTFMRQTPSRTTYSTYSGLSDSSSDDESRTMFPESEQILEGLVNKSDGLPQDVSSPSSKTLVVDRNSNYLDSPHSEANDNHTPVIEAIASLDKTSSSDSNTTTSSGSSNRMSSSSDGYPKSDESTDNQIVPECYDLDKEFMSRLQYYSDFTLDRQRKINSMVVNCGGALKDADNCEAAADILTRHVEGKESSPEKPMFVKPLVPPPSTTSSGSDYHSTPSSRRQNRDRAQRHRYSRSSRKPSSKPLASSTMLDSSFSSSSSGRGSHRGNTPLIPQASSTMIYESGGSSSGSNRRNKSNGSNPRACSTMLNESFLSTGSSGSGSRHRSTPMANSTMINALPAMVLCGAEPTISVIRPASDNNGHSDNDCESVYTWSIHDGDSGSDKDISLEESYMKKVTNSHKKANNKPPLPPSKRARSGSVSSRGSNGEPQCKDHQLHKLLGEPCSKTILASCSVIEPSDTCREEALFVESMCGDITECTVPKSNTLPRSSTRVKLQDKSSGSSSLEARRASLPDLTSVGATYTDDHSVPESFSDDDMIALSERPECQGKSSSSNDNPGGNSQGSANVDSILTDSPNSVCSSGINAPYNSPGTNTSSSSRVSLSTTSDARSSDSNINTRAPQVNLRPRISAPVNSPKLQNVDTAEGAQGSTFKVPKQNLPLRNLFRFRRKSKTPEVKTSTPKPVMNAQPGSKRQLFPSAGTANLQNEVKVMDKKAVIRKFKKFSDSFRQRDRSGKPQIETLANL from the exons ATGGTTAACTTACTGTACACTCAGACTAAGGATGGATTCATTATTGCTATTGATACAG aTCGCATACAGTCTGCAATGGCGTCAGGCGAGGGTGACTCTATGGCCCCTGACGAGATGTACCTAATGCTGCAGGCTGATATG TTGAGTATCAAGCAGCAAGAGCAAGTGTTACACTCAGAGATAGAGGACATTGCATCCAAGTTCCACGAGCTGCTGGAGTCCTGCGGGATTGACTCCGATACGGGGTCCGGTATCATGGCTCCCCCATCGACTCCCTCCTTCATGAAGACGAACGCTCACAGCTCACTCACACAGGTCACCAGACTGGAGACCCTGACATTCATGAGGCAGACACCCAGCAGGACCACGTATTCTACATACTCCGGTCTTTCTGACAGCAGCAGTGATGATGAGTCTCGCACTATGTTTCCAGAGTCTGAACAGATTTTGGAAGGACTTGTAAACAAAAGTGATGGACTTCCCCAGGATGTGTCCTCACCCTCTTCAAAGACTCTAGTTGTGGATAGAAACTCAAACTATTTGGACTCGCCTCACAGCGAAGCTAATGACAACCACACACCAGTCATTGAGGCTATCGCTAGTCTTGACAAGACCTCTTCATCAGACTCCAACACAACCACATCAAGTGGCAGCTCAAATCGTATGTCTTCCTCTTCGGATGGATACCCCAAATCAGATGAGTCCACTGACAATCAAATCGTGCCAGAGTGTTATGACCTTGATAAGGAGTTCATGTCACGACTCCAGTACTACTCAGACTTTACATTGGATCGCCAGAGAAAAATTAACAGTATGGTTGTGAACTGTGGTGGTGCGCTGAAAGACGCTGATAACTGTGAGGCAGCAGCTGATATTTTGACCCGTCACGTTGAGGGCAAAGAATCATCACCAGAGAAGCCGATGTTTGTCAAACCTTTGGTTCCACCACCCTCTACCACCAGCTCTGGCTCTGACTATCACTCCACACCTAGTTCACGTCGCCAGAACAGAGATCGAGCACAGAGACATAGATATTCTCGATCGAGCCGCAAGCCATCATCGAAGCCTCTTGCCTCCTCTACCATGCTTGACAGCAGCTTCTCATCATCAAGCAGTGGGCGTGGCAGTCACCGTGGTAACACTCCACTCATTCCGCAGGCTTCTTCCACCATGATTTACGAATCTGGTGGTTCCTCCAGTGGCAGCAATCGACGCAATAAGAGCAACGGGTCCAACCCTCGTGCTTGTTCTACGATGCTCAACGAGTCTTTCCTTTCCACAGGGTCTAGTGGATCTGGCAGTCGCCATAGGAGCACACCAATGGCCAACTCCACCATGATAAATGCTCTGCCTGCTATGGTTCTGTGTGGGGCAGAACCCACCATATCTGTGATCAGACCGGCCAGTGACAATAACGGGCACAGTGACAATGACTGTGAAAGTGTGTACACGTGGTCAATCCATGATGGTGACAGTGGTTCTGACAAAGACATTAGTCTAGAGGAATCATACATGAAGAAAGTCACTAACTCACACAAGAAGGCAAACAATAAGCCTCCTCTGCCACCATCTAAACGTGCTAGAAGTGGAAGTGTGAGTTCAAGAGGCAGCAATGGCGAGCCTCAGTGCAAGGATCACCAGCTGCATAAACTGCTCGGTGAGCCGTGTTCCAAGACCATTCTTGCCTCGTGTTCTGTGATAGAGCCCAGTGACACTTGCAGAGAGGAGGCCCTCTTTGTTGAAAGCATGTGCGGGGATATAACCGAATGCACTGTCCCTAAGTCCAACACTCTGCCTCGGTCAAGCACTCGAGTGAAGCTGCAGGACAAGTCAAGTGGCAGTTCCTCTCTGGAGGCACGCAGGGCCTCTCTCCCTGACCTGACCAGCGTGGGTGCCACCTACACAGATGACCACAGTGTACCGGAGTCGTTTAGCGATGACGACATGATCGCGCTCAGTGAGAGACCTGAATGCCAGGGAAAGTCGAGTTCCAGTAACGATAACCCTGGGGGCAACTCTCAGGGCAGTGCCAATGTAGACTCTATACTCACTGACAGTCCCAACAGTGTGTGCAGCAGTGGCATCAATGCCCCGTACAACTCCCCAGGGACAAACACTAGCAGCAGCTCACGGGTCAGTCTGTCAACAACCAGCGATGCCAGATCATCTGACTCAAACATAAACACCCGTGCCCCTCAAGTCAACTTGCGCCCACGCATATCTGCACCAGTGAACTCGCCCAAACTTCAGAATGTTGACACAGCAGAGGGCGCTCAGGGATCCACATTCAAAGTGCCGAAACAGAATCTACCTCTCCGAAACTTATTCCGTTTTCGCCGAAAGTCCAAAACGCCAGAGGTGAAAACATCCACTCCAAAACCAGTGATGAATGCTCAACCAGGCAGCAAGAGACAATTGTTCCCCTCTGCAGGGACTGCAAACCTTCAGAACGAGGTGAAAGTGATGGACAAGAAAGCTGTGATTCgtaaatttaagaaattcagcgaCTCGTTCAGACAGCGTGATCGCTCTGGAAAACCACAGATTGAGACACTTGCCAATCTGTAG
- the LOC127877002 gene encoding uncharacterized protein LOC127877002 isoform X3: protein MIQRNLFLPLNNNVFHSFDRIQSAMASGEGDSMAPDEMYLMLQADMLSIKQQEQVLHSEIEDIASKFHELLESCGIDSDTGSGIMAPPSTPSFMKTNAHSSLTQVTRLETLTFMRQTPSRTTYSTYSGLSDSSSDDESRTMFPESEQILEGLVNKSDGLPQDVSSPSSKTLVVDRNSNYLDSPHSEANDNHTPVIEAIASLDKTSSSDSNTTTSSGSSNRMSSSSDGYPKSDESTDNQIVPECYDLDKEFMSRLQYYSDFTLDRQRKINSMVVNCGGALKDADNCEAAADILTRHVEGKESSPEKPMFVKPLVPPPSTTSSGSDYHSTPSSRRQNRDRAQRHRYSRSSRKPSSKPLASSTMLDSSFSSSSSGRGSHRGNTPLIPQASSTMIYESGGSSSGSNRRNKSNGSNPRACSTMLNESFLSTGSSGSGSRHRSTPMANSTMINALPAMVLCGAEPTISVIRPASDNNGHSDNDCESVYTWSIHDGDSGSDKDISLEESYMKKVTNSHKKANNKPPLPPSKRARSGSVSSRGSNGEPQCKDHQLHKLLGEPCSKTILASCSVIEPSDTCREEALFVESMCGDITECTVPKSNTLPRSSTRVKLQDKSSGSSSLEARRASLPDLTSVGATYTDDHSVPESFSDDDMIALSERPECQGKSSSSNDNPGGNSQGSANVDSILTDSPNSVCSSGINAPYNSPGTNTSSSSRVSLSTTSDARSSDSNINTRAPQVNLRPRISAPVNSPKLQNVDTAEGAQGSTFKVPKQNLPLRNLFRFRRKSKTPEVKTSTPKPVMNAQPGSKRQLFPSAGTANLQNEVKVMDKKAVIRKFKKFSDSFRQRDRSGKPQIETLANL, encoded by the exons aTCGCATACAGTCTGCAATGGCGTCAGGCGAGGGTGACTCTATGGCCCCTGACGAGATGTACCTAATGCTGCAGGCTGATATG TTGAGTATCAAGCAGCAAGAGCAAGTGTTACACTCAGAGATAGAGGACATTGCATCCAAGTTCCACGAGCTGCTGGAGTCCTGCGGGATTGACTCCGATACGGGGTCCGGTATCATGGCTCCCCCATCGACTCCCTCCTTCATGAAGACGAACGCTCACAGCTCACTCACACAGGTCACCAGACTGGAGACCCTGACATTCATGAGGCAGACACCCAGCAGGACCACGTATTCTACATACTCCGGTCTTTCTGACAGCAGCAGTGATGATGAGTCTCGCACTATGTTTCCAGAGTCTGAACAGATTTTGGAAGGACTTGTAAACAAAAGTGATGGACTTCCCCAGGATGTGTCCTCACCCTCTTCAAAGACTCTAGTTGTGGATAGAAACTCAAACTATTTGGACTCGCCTCACAGCGAAGCTAATGACAACCACACACCAGTCATTGAGGCTATCGCTAGTCTTGACAAGACCTCTTCATCAGACTCCAACACAACCACATCAAGTGGCAGCTCAAATCGTATGTCTTCCTCTTCGGATGGATACCCCAAATCAGATGAGTCCACTGACAATCAAATCGTGCCAGAGTGTTATGACCTTGATAAGGAGTTCATGTCACGACTCCAGTACTACTCAGACTTTACATTGGATCGCCAGAGAAAAATTAACAGTATGGTTGTGAACTGTGGTGGTGCGCTGAAAGACGCTGATAACTGTGAGGCAGCAGCTGATATTTTGACCCGTCACGTTGAGGGCAAAGAATCATCACCAGAGAAGCCGATGTTTGTCAAACCTTTGGTTCCACCACCCTCTACCACCAGCTCTGGCTCTGACTATCACTCCACACCTAGTTCACGTCGCCAGAACAGAGATCGAGCACAGAGACATAGATATTCTCGATCGAGCCGCAAGCCATCATCGAAGCCTCTTGCCTCCTCTACCATGCTTGACAGCAGCTTCTCATCATCAAGCAGTGGGCGTGGCAGTCACCGTGGTAACACTCCACTCATTCCGCAGGCTTCTTCCACCATGATTTACGAATCTGGTGGTTCCTCCAGTGGCAGCAATCGACGCAATAAGAGCAACGGGTCCAACCCTCGTGCTTGTTCTACGATGCTCAACGAGTCTTTCCTTTCCACAGGGTCTAGTGGATCTGGCAGTCGCCATAGGAGCACACCAATGGCCAACTCCACCATGATAAATGCTCTGCCTGCTATGGTTCTGTGTGGGGCAGAACCCACCATATCTGTGATCAGACCGGCCAGTGACAATAACGGGCACAGTGACAATGACTGTGAAAGTGTGTACACGTGGTCAATCCATGATGGTGACAGTGGTTCTGACAAAGACATTAGTCTAGAGGAATCATACATGAAGAAAGTCACTAACTCACACAAGAAGGCAAACAATAAGCCTCCTCTGCCACCATCTAAACGTGCTAGAAGTGGAAGTGTGAGTTCAAGAGGCAGCAATGGCGAGCCTCAGTGCAAGGATCACCAGCTGCATAAACTGCTCGGTGAGCCGTGTTCCAAGACCATTCTTGCCTCGTGTTCTGTGATAGAGCCCAGTGACACTTGCAGAGAGGAGGCCCTCTTTGTTGAAAGCATGTGCGGGGATATAACCGAATGCACTGTCCCTAAGTCCAACACTCTGCCTCGGTCAAGCACTCGAGTGAAGCTGCAGGACAAGTCAAGTGGCAGTTCCTCTCTGGAGGCACGCAGGGCCTCTCTCCCTGACCTGACCAGCGTGGGTGCCACCTACACAGATGACCACAGTGTACCGGAGTCGTTTAGCGATGACGACATGATCGCGCTCAGTGAGAGACCTGAATGCCAGGGAAAGTCGAGTTCCAGTAACGATAACCCTGGGGGCAACTCTCAGGGCAGTGCCAATGTAGACTCTATACTCACTGACAGTCCCAACAGTGTGTGCAGCAGTGGCATCAATGCCCCGTACAACTCCCCAGGGACAAACACTAGCAGCAGCTCACGGGTCAGTCTGTCAACAACCAGCGATGCCAGATCATCTGACTCAAACATAAACACCCGTGCCCCTCAAGTCAACTTGCGCCCACGCATATCTGCACCAGTGAACTCGCCCAAACTTCAGAATGTTGACACAGCAGAGGGCGCTCAGGGATCCACATTCAAAGTGCCGAAACAGAATCTACCTCTCCGAAACTTATTCCGTTTTCGCCGAAAGTCCAAAACGCCAGAGGTGAAAACATCCACTCCAAAACCAGTGATGAATGCTCAACCAGGCAGCAAGAGACAATTGTTCCCCTCTGCAGGGACTGCAAACCTTCAGAACGAGGTGAAAGTGATGGACAAGAAAGCTGTGATTCgtaaatttaagaaattcagcgaCTCGTTCAGACAGCGTGATCGCTCTGGAAAACCACAGATTGAGACACTTGCCAATCTGTAG
- the LOC127877002 gene encoding uncharacterized protein LOC127877002 isoform X1: MDVRDCQQQREGMLEFAFLEDRIQSAMASGEGDSMAPDEMYLMLQADMLSIKQQEQVLHSEIEDIASKFHELLESCGIDSDTGSGIMAPPSTPSFMKTNAHSSLTQVTRLETLTFMRQTPSRTTYSTYSGLSDSSSDDESRTMFPESEQILEGLVNKSDGLPQDVSSPSSKTLVVDRNSNYLDSPHSEANDNHTPVIEAIASLDKTSSSDSNTTTSSGSSNRMSSSSDGYPKSDESTDNQIVPECYDLDKEFMSRLQYYSDFTLDRQRKINSMVVNCGGALKDADNCEAAADILTRHVEGKESSPEKPMFVKPLVPPPSTTSSGSDYHSTPSSRRQNRDRAQRHRYSRSSRKPSSKPLASSTMLDSSFSSSSSGRGSHRGNTPLIPQASSTMIYESGGSSSGSNRRNKSNGSNPRACSTMLNESFLSTGSSGSGSRHRSTPMANSTMINALPAMVLCGAEPTISVIRPASDNNGHSDNDCESVYTWSIHDGDSGSDKDISLEESYMKKVTNSHKKANNKPPLPPSKRARSGSVSSRGSNGEPQCKDHQLHKLLGEPCSKTILASCSVIEPSDTCREEALFVESMCGDITECTVPKSNTLPRSSTRVKLQDKSSGSSSLEARRASLPDLTSVGATYTDDHSVPESFSDDDMIALSERPECQGKSSSSNDNPGGNSQGSANVDSILTDSPNSVCSSGINAPYNSPGTNTSSSSRVSLSTTSDARSSDSNINTRAPQVNLRPRISAPVNSPKLQNVDTAEGAQGSTFKVPKQNLPLRNLFRFRRKSKTPEVKTSTPKPVMNAQPGSKRQLFPSAGTANLQNEVKVMDKKAVIRKFKKFSDSFRQRDRSGKPQIETLANL, encoded by the exons aTCGCATACAGTCTGCAATGGCGTCAGGCGAGGGTGACTCTATGGCCCCTGACGAGATGTACCTAATGCTGCAGGCTGATATG TTGAGTATCAAGCAGCAAGAGCAAGTGTTACACTCAGAGATAGAGGACATTGCATCCAAGTTCCACGAGCTGCTGGAGTCCTGCGGGATTGACTCCGATACGGGGTCCGGTATCATGGCTCCCCCATCGACTCCCTCCTTCATGAAGACGAACGCTCACAGCTCACTCACACAGGTCACCAGACTGGAGACCCTGACATTCATGAGGCAGACACCCAGCAGGACCACGTATTCTACATACTCCGGTCTTTCTGACAGCAGCAGTGATGATGAGTCTCGCACTATGTTTCCAGAGTCTGAACAGATTTTGGAAGGACTTGTAAACAAAAGTGATGGACTTCCCCAGGATGTGTCCTCACCCTCTTCAAAGACTCTAGTTGTGGATAGAAACTCAAACTATTTGGACTCGCCTCACAGCGAAGCTAATGACAACCACACACCAGTCATTGAGGCTATCGCTAGTCTTGACAAGACCTCTTCATCAGACTCCAACACAACCACATCAAGTGGCAGCTCAAATCGTATGTCTTCCTCTTCGGATGGATACCCCAAATCAGATGAGTCCACTGACAATCAAATCGTGCCAGAGTGTTATGACCTTGATAAGGAGTTCATGTCACGACTCCAGTACTACTCAGACTTTACATTGGATCGCCAGAGAAAAATTAACAGTATGGTTGTGAACTGTGGTGGTGCGCTGAAAGACGCTGATAACTGTGAGGCAGCAGCTGATATTTTGACCCGTCACGTTGAGGGCAAAGAATCATCACCAGAGAAGCCGATGTTTGTCAAACCTTTGGTTCCACCACCCTCTACCACCAGCTCTGGCTCTGACTATCACTCCACACCTAGTTCACGTCGCCAGAACAGAGATCGAGCACAGAGACATAGATATTCTCGATCGAGCCGCAAGCCATCATCGAAGCCTCTTGCCTCCTCTACCATGCTTGACAGCAGCTTCTCATCATCAAGCAGTGGGCGTGGCAGTCACCGTGGTAACACTCCACTCATTCCGCAGGCTTCTTCCACCATGATTTACGAATCTGGTGGTTCCTCCAGTGGCAGCAATCGACGCAATAAGAGCAACGGGTCCAACCCTCGTGCTTGTTCTACGATGCTCAACGAGTCTTTCCTTTCCACAGGGTCTAGTGGATCTGGCAGTCGCCATAGGAGCACACCAATGGCCAACTCCACCATGATAAATGCTCTGCCTGCTATGGTTCTGTGTGGGGCAGAACCCACCATATCTGTGATCAGACCGGCCAGTGACAATAACGGGCACAGTGACAATGACTGTGAAAGTGTGTACACGTGGTCAATCCATGATGGTGACAGTGGTTCTGACAAAGACATTAGTCTAGAGGAATCATACATGAAGAAAGTCACTAACTCACACAAGAAGGCAAACAATAAGCCTCCTCTGCCACCATCTAAACGTGCTAGAAGTGGAAGTGTGAGTTCAAGAGGCAGCAATGGCGAGCCTCAGTGCAAGGATCACCAGCTGCATAAACTGCTCGGTGAGCCGTGTTCCAAGACCATTCTTGCCTCGTGTTCTGTGATAGAGCCCAGTGACACTTGCAGAGAGGAGGCCCTCTTTGTTGAAAGCATGTGCGGGGATATAACCGAATGCACTGTCCCTAAGTCCAACACTCTGCCTCGGTCAAGCACTCGAGTGAAGCTGCAGGACAAGTCAAGTGGCAGTTCCTCTCTGGAGGCACGCAGGGCCTCTCTCCCTGACCTGACCAGCGTGGGTGCCACCTACACAGATGACCACAGTGTACCGGAGTCGTTTAGCGATGACGACATGATCGCGCTCAGTGAGAGACCTGAATGCCAGGGAAAGTCGAGTTCCAGTAACGATAACCCTGGGGGCAACTCTCAGGGCAGTGCCAATGTAGACTCTATACTCACTGACAGTCCCAACAGTGTGTGCAGCAGTGGCATCAATGCCCCGTACAACTCCCCAGGGACAAACACTAGCAGCAGCTCACGGGTCAGTCTGTCAACAACCAGCGATGCCAGATCATCTGACTCAAACATAAACACCCGTGCCCCTCAAGTCAACTTGCGCCCACGCATATCTGCACCAGTGAACTCGCCCAAACTTCAGAATGTTGACACAGCAGAGGGCGCTCAGGGATCCACATTCAAAGTGCCGAAACAGAATCTACCTCTCCGAAACTTATTCCGTTTTCGCCGAAAGTCCAAAACGCCAGAGGTGAAAACATCCACTCCAAAACCAGTGATGAATGCTCAACCAGGCAGCAAGAGACAATTGTTCCCCTCTGCAGGGACTGCAAACCTTCAGAACGAGGTGAAAGTGATGGACAAGAAAGCTGTGATTCgtaaatttaagaaattcagcgaCTCGTTCAGACAGCGTGATCGCTCTGGAAAACCACAGATTGAGACACTTGCCAATCTGTAG
- the LOC127877002 gene encoding uncharacterized protein LOC127877002 isoform X4 — protein MASGEGDSMAPDEMYLMLQADMLSIKQQEQVLHSEIEDIASKFHELLESCGIDSDTGSGIMAPPSTPSFMKTNAHSSLTQVTRLETLTFMRQTPSRTTYSTYSGLSDSSSDDESRTMFPESEQILEGLVNKSDGLPQDVSSPSSKTLVVDRNSNYLDSPHSEANDNHTPVIEAIASLDKTSSSDSNTTTSSGSSNRMSSSSDGYPKSDESTDNQIVPECYDLDKEFMSRLQYYSDFTLDRQRKINSMVVNCGGALKDADNCEAAADILTRHVEGKESSPEKPMFVKPLVPPPSTTSSGSDYHSTPSSRRQNRDRAQRHRYSRSSRKPSSKPLASSTMLDSSFSSSSSGRGSHRGNTPLIPQASSTMIYESGGSSSGSNRRNKSNGSNPRACSTMLNESFLSTGSSGSGSRHRSTPMANSTMINALPAMVLCGAEPTISVIRPASDNNGHSDNDCESVYTWSIHDGDSGSDKDISLEESYMKKVTNSHKKANNKPPLPPSKRARSGSVSSRGSNGEPQCKDHQLHKLLGEPCSKTILASCSVIEPSDTCREEALFVESMCGDITECTVPKSNTLPRSSTRVKLQDKSSGSSSLEARRASLPDLTSVGATYTDDHSVPESFSDDDMIALSERPECQGKSSSSNDNPGGNSQGSANVDSILTDSPNSVCSSGINAPYNSPGTNTSSSSRVSLSTTSDARSSDSNINTRAPQVNLRPRISAPVNSPKLQNVDTAEGAQGSTFKVPKQNLPLRNLFRFRRKSKTPEVKTSTPKPVMNAQPGSKRQLFPSAGTANLQNEVKVMDKKAVIRKFKKFSDSFRQRDRSGKPQIETLANL, from the exons ATGGCGTCAGGCGAGGGTGACTCTATGGCCCCTGACGAGATGTACCTAATGCTGCAGGCTGATATG TTGAGTATCAAGCAGCAAGAGCAAGTGTTACACTCAGAGATAGAGGACATTGCATCCAAGTTCCACGAGCTGCTGGAGTCCTGCGGGATTGACTCCGATACGGGGTCCGGTATCATGGCTCCCCCATCGACTCCCTCCTTCATGAAGACGAACGCTCACAGCTCACTCACACAGGTCACCAGACTGGAGACCCTGACATTCATGAGGCAGACACCCAGCAGGACCACGTATTCTACATACTCCGGTCTTTCTGACAGCAGCAGTGATGATGAGTCTCGCACTATGTTTCCAGAGTCTGAACAGATTTTGGAAGGACTTGTAAACAAAAGTGATGGACTTCCCCAGGATGTGTCCTCACCCTCTTCAAAGACTCTAGTTGTGGATAGAAACTCAAACTATTTGGACTCGCCTCACAGCGAAGCTAATGACAACCACACACCAGTCATTGAGGCTATCGCTAGTCTTGACAAGACCTCTTCATCAGACTCCAACACAACCACATCAAGTGGCAGCTCAAATCGTATGTCTTCCTCTTCGGATGGATACCCCAAATCAGATGAGTCCACTGACAATCAAATCGTGCCAGAGTGTTATGACCTTGATAAGGAGTTCATGTCACGACTCCAGTACTACTCAGACTTTACATTGGATCGCCAGAGAAAAATTAACAGTATGGTTGTGAACTGTGGTGGTGCGCTGAAAGACGCTGATAACTGTGAGGCAGCAGCTGATATTTTGACCCGTCACGTTGAGGGCAAAGAATCATCACCAGAGAAGCCGATGTTTGTCAAACCTTTGGTTCCACCACCCTCTACCACCAGCTCTGGCTCTGACTATCACTCCACACCTAGTTCACGTCGCCAGAACAGAGATCGAGCACAGAGACATAGATATTCTCGATCGAGCCGCAAGCCATCATCGAAGCCTCTTGCCTCCTCTACCATGCTTGACAGCAGCTTCTCATCATCAAGCAGTGGGCGTGGCAGTCACCGTGGTAACACTCCACTCATTCCGCAGGCTTCTTCCACCATGATTTACGAATCTGGTGGTTCCTCCAGTGGCAGCAATCGACGCAATAAGAGCAACGGGTCCAACCCTCGTGCTTGTTCTACGATGCTCAACGAGTCTTTCCTTTCCACAGGGTCTAGTGGATCTGGCAGTCGCCATAGGAGCACACCAATGGCCAACTCCACCATGATAAATGCTCTGCCTGCTATGGTTCTGTGTGGGGCAGAACCCACCATATCTGTGATCAGACCGGCCAGTGACAATAACGGGCACAGTGACAATGACTGTGAAAGTGTGTACACGTGGTCAATCCATGATGGTGACAGTGGTTCTGACAAAGACATTAGTCTAGAGGAATCATACATGAAGAAAGTCACTAACTCACACAAGAAGGCAAACAATAAGCCTCCTCTGCCACCATCTAAACGTGCTAGAAGTGGAAGTGTGAGTTCAAGAGGCAGCAATGGCGAGCCTCAGTGCAAGGATCACCAGCTGCATAAACTGCTCGGTGAGCCGTGTTCCAAGACCATTCTTGCCTCGTGTTCTGTGATAGAGCCCAGTGACACTTGCAGAGAGGAGGCCCTCTTTGTTGAAAGCATGTGCGGGGATATAACCGAATGCACTGTCCCTAAGTCCAACACTCTGCCTCGGTCAAGCACTCGAGTGAAGCTGCAGGACAAGTCAAGTGGCAGTTCCTCTCTGGAGGCACGCAGGGCCTCTCTCCCTGACCTGACCAGCGTGGGTGCCACCTACACAGATGACCACAGTGTACCGGAGTCGTTTAGCGATGACGACATGATCGCGCTCAGTGAGAGACCTGAATGCCAGGGAAAGTCGAGTTCCAGTAACGATAACCCTGGGGGCAACTCTCAGGGCAGTGCCAATGTAGACTCTATACTCACTGACAGTCCCAACAGTGTGTGCAGCAGTGGCATCAATGCCCCGTACAACTCCCCAGGGACAAACACTAGCAGCAGCTCACGGGTCAGTCTGTCAACAACCAGCGATGCCAGATCATCTGACTCAAACATAAACACCCGTGCCCCTCAAGTCAACTTGCGCCCACGCATATCTGCACCAGTGAACTCGCCCAAACTTCAGAATGTTGACACAGCAGAGGGCGCTCAGGGATCCACATTCAAAGTGCCGAAACAGAATCTACCTCTCCGAAACTTATTCCGTTTTCGCCGAAAGTCCAAAACGCCAGAGGTGAAAACATCCACTCCAAAACCAGTGATGAATGCTCAACCAGGCAGCAAGAGACAATTGTTCCCCTCTGCAGGGACTGCAAACCTTCAGAACGAGGTGAAAGTGATGGACAAGAAAGCTGTGATTCgtaaatttaagaaattcagcgaCTCGTTCAGACAGCGTGATCGCTCTGGAAAACCACAGATTGAGACACTTGCCAATCTGTAG